In Triticum aestivum cultivar Chinese Spring chromosome 5B, IWGSC CS RefSeq v2.1, whole genome shotgun sequence, the following proteins share a genomic window:
- the LOC123117642 gene encoding zinc finger protein STAR3, which yields MMCSSDHFDGNNHLYLQPNHQRGTGGMEACDLERIGHEQSRHGQEAGEHRSDPSAALTTYLTFLEHKIGHLRGILCSTPRHQQQQRAIVSAELRCIIVQLVSIANDLASDSGTGNGVGAADAFTFERCEERSPSLSNATHDDSDDHADAGGEEEEEGDGPYEVVQIEKEEILAPHAHCCKVCGKGFKRDANLRMHMRGHGDQYKAPGALARPGSPTPANGRRFFYSCPYAGCKRNREHRDFQPLKTPVCVKNHYRRSHCDKSHVCRRCGVKRFSVLADLRTHEKHCGRDRWVCSCGVSFSRKDKLFAHVAIFDGGHTPALPPSDDEATGHCTAATATTTAIDSIVPGSTQPLPAGSEALNVVDQSFSGQMLDGLSCSGAKGGIDDVRAKLSSPVGIDFCDFDGFDLLGAVAMDFNF from the coding sequence ATGATGTGCAGCTCCGATCATTTCGACGGTAATAATCACTTGTACCTTCAGCCCAATCATCAGAGGGGGACTGGGGGCATGGAGGCCTGCGATCTCGAGAGGATTGGGCACGAGCAGAGCCGGCATGGCCAGGAGGCGGGGGAGCATCGGTCGGACCCGAGCGCGGCGCTCACCACGTACCTGACCTTCCTGGAGCACAAGATCGGGCACCTCCGCGGGATCCTCTGCTCCACGCCgcgccaccagcagcagcagcgcgcCATCGTCTCCGCCGAGCTCCGCTGCATCATCGTGCAGCTCGTCTCCATCGCCAACGACCTCGCCTCCGACTCCGGCACCGGCAACGGTGTCGGCGCGGCGGACGCGTTCACGTTCGAGCGCTGCGAGGAGAGGTCGCCGTCGCTGTCGAACGCCACccacgacgactccgacgaccacgccgatgccggcggcgaggaggaggaggaaggggatggGCCGTACGAGGTGGTGCAGATCGAGAAGGAGGAGATCCTGGCGCCGCACGCGCACTGCTGCAAGGTGTGCGGCAAGGGGTTCAAGCGCGACGCCAACCTGCGCATGCACATGCGCGGCCACGGCGACCAGTACAAGGCGCCCGGCGCGCTCGCCAGGCCCGGCTCTCCAACGCCGGCGAACGGGAGGCGCTTCTTCTACTCATGCCCCTACGCCGGGTGCAAGCGCAACAGGGAGCACCGGGACTTCCAGCCGCTCAAGACCCCCGTCTGCGTCAAGAACCACTACCGCCGGAGCCACTGCGACAAGAGCCACGTCTGCCGCCGCTGCGGCGTCAAGCGCTTCTCCGTCCTCGCCGACCTCCGCACCCACGAGAAGCACTGCGGCCGCGACCGATGGGTCTGCTCCTGCGGCGTCTCCTTCTCCAGGAAGGACAAGCTCTTCGCCCACGTCGCCATCTTCGACGGCGGCCACACGCCCGCTCTGCCGCCCAGCGACGACGAAGCCACCGGCCACTGCACCGCCGCCACGGCCACCACGACCGCCATTGACAGCATCGTGCCCGGCTCCACTCAGCCGCTTCCGGCCGGCAGCGAAGCGTTGAACGTGGTGGACCAGAGCTTCTCCGGTCAGATGCTCGATGGTCTCAGCTGCTCCGGCGCCAAAGGGGGCATTGATGACGTCAGAGCAAAGCTCTCCTCCCCAGTCGGCATTGACTTCTGTGACTTTGATGGCTTCGACCTCTTGGGAGCAGTTGCAATGGACTTCAATTTCTGA